ACAGCTTCTGGATTATGAAACCCGGAACTCGTATACTTTTTCCGTGGAAGTTGTGAATCCCATCGTGGATCCCAGATACATACGGAAAGGACCCTTTAAAGACCAGGCAACTGTCCGAGTCATGATACTCAATGCCGACGAGCCGCCTCGGTTCTCACAGGCTTTGTACAACCTGGATGTGTCTGAGAACTGCCCCCCGATCTGCTCTGTGGGCCGGGTCCACGCTGTGGATCCAGACACAGGACAAAGCAGCAACATCAGGTAGGGCTGTGCAATTAaccaaatttgtattttttgtttttctcagcttcaTACGTTCACAAAAACATATTAATCAACCAAAACAACtggcattaaaaatatttgccATATTCTCCTTTATAAGTGTGCTCTTGTCTTGTCTTGCCTCTTGAATGAGTTGCAGCGCTTCTCTGTCTGTGAGATGAGCAAGGAGAAGGGAGGCAGACCCATTCAGAAATGAAGATATTTAACACaaaatttataacaaaaaaataaaatgtctaaatcaCGAGTGATTTGGGAGAACAACTTTCCCATATCTTGCGGTGGCACAAATCGCATGTGCGACCGCTCAATAAGTCagatcaaacagaaaagaagagagCTGTGGAGTCAAATCATTTGTGCTTTTCCTCCTCTCGCAGGTACTCCATCGATCCCCAGTCGGACCCTGAGGCTTTGTTCCGCATCTCCTCTGACACGGGTTTTATTAGTGCGGTGATGGAGTTGGACCGTGAGCAGGAACAGTGGCATAACATCACCGTCATCGCCACACAGAGGGGTATGACAGAACCACCGCCCCGTTCCCCGTCCCTGGGGCGCTAAGAGCAGCATCGCTTCCCGAAATCATATTTCACTGAAGTGGagtacaaatgttaaaaactggGTGATCATTTGAACATTAGTGCTGgtctctctttgtctttttttttttttccccttctcttAGACAACCCAAATCTTGTGTCGAGGGCCGTGGTTGCCATAGAGACGCTAGACCAGAATGATAATGCTCCAGAGTTGGACAGGCAGTACACAACATCAGTATGTGACTCCAGTGCCCCCGGTCAGGTCTGTTCTGCTTTGGTTTGATATTACACTCAACTCAAGGctctgctcttgttttttttttttcattcgcTTCCAaattctaaacaaaacaaacaaacaaaaagttttaaaaagcttgaaCTTCTAATTTGTCCTACTTTAAATTTTAAGCAGTCTGTGTTTTCCTGCCTGTGGATGAGTTTTTATAAAAGTATGATAAATTTCAAACCTTTCTGGACCCCAGTGATGCAATTAGAATGGGAGAATTaaagataaactttattttggagcagcagctgctgctggaaataTTGGGTTTGCTTGCGCAGTCAGTCCCTTGTGGCTAGAGCTACTCGGTGAACACTTCTCactggagaaataaaataaaaatgtcaattcTTTGAATGAGTTTCGCTGTCGTAACATCTTGTAACATTTTGCAAATATCAGCACGGGAGATTTTTATTCAGTGGATTGTTGCATTACACGATTTTAAATGTCAGAGGAAGAATGAAAGGTGTTCTGGATTGACTGGCATGACTCACTGCCTCAACCTCCAGGTAAATATGAAATAGAGTGGGTTGCAAATGTTTCCACCCCCTTCTGTTTTGCTCCCTTACAACCTGGAACTTAAATGGGTTTTCGATTTGATTGAACAATTCTACAAAAAATGAagtatttttccacatttaactttgtttttctgaagtattttctttaattattgcTCAATCCAATTAAATTACAGACTGTAAGGCAGAAAAAATAGTAAGCATACAGGGGGTGTTGTTGTAAGTATGTTTACAAATGACTGTAGGCCATCTTGATTTGTATTCCACAGGTTGTTCAGGTTCTGCGAGCCATCGACAGAGATCAAGGAGGACAGGACGCCCCGGTCCACTTCAGCATCCCCCCTGAGTCCAGCTCCGCCCTGAACCTCACCATCAGGGAAACTGGAGGTTGTTCCTGATTGTTAATCAGACACTGAGTCACACCAGCAGAACAGTTTCATGTGTAGTGACACACTTgatttttgtggggttttttttaatttatttattttttgtcacattttatcaGGTGTGACAGCCAGCCTGGTGCTCCAGTCCTCCTTGGAGCCCCTCCCTGGCTTTTCCTCGTCTCTGCTCACCCTCTACGTGCCAGTGGTGCTGCGTGACGGAGCCTCGGGTCTGACCAACACTGGCACGGTCACTGTGACCATTTGTCCGTGTCTGCAGGGAGGCATGCAGACGGAGGACAGGGGCCGGCAGAGAGACCCGAGGTGGGAGAGGCACGTGGTGTGTCTGCCGGCGCCGTCCGCCTCCCCGTCTCTCATCTTCAGCCTGGTCACATTGCTCGCCATGCTGGCCTGCGTCTCCACCATGCTGGGTAGGTTCGGCTGTTTCTCTGACGAAACTATGAGGATATTTTTTGTGACTTTCTGAAAGACGCTGTTGTTTCAGGCTGCTTCCGCTGCGATTGGGCAAGTGTGTGGTCATGTGTCTGTTCTTTGCCCTTTAGTGGTGTGTGCACTGTCGCTGTCACTACGCCATCAGAAACGAGACTCCCACTCACCCTTTGAGGAAGATGATGTCAGGGAAAACATCATATCCTACGATGATGAGGGGGGAGGGGAAGCCGACACCGCAGCGTTTGACATTACAGCACTGCAGAGCATGCACAGAGTACAGCACATGCACAACAATGGAAACATGTGAGCCATtacctaaaatttaaaaaaaaaaacttacccTTGTCAcagtggtttgtgtgtgtataacTGTATGTTTTTATGACAATTATCTCTTGGCACAGATGGTACACCCAACAGAATCTGCCCAGAGCCAGGACATACAGCTGGAGCCGTCACCCGCGCCCCAGTCTGGGCCCTCAGCAGCGGCCGGGCTCAGCGCCACTTTACGGACGCCTCTGCTACGGTTTCCAGACGCTGCCTGTTCTCCGAGATTGTCCGGCTGGGCCGCTGGAGATGGGCCTTCAGCTAACCCAGCTGACTCAGGGGCTGGCAGGGGGTCACGCCGGCGAGCCCCTCCTCATCCCGAACCAGAACCCCTTTGAGCCGCTGCCGCACTCTCCTGAGAGCAGCCTCGGTGCTTTCAGAGCCAACCAGACGCTGGCAAAGAGCACAATCGCAGACCGAAATGAAAGCAGTGAAGCAAACACAGCTGACGCAAAAGGGAATGAGGAGCAGGCCAAGgtcaggagaaaaaaagcacacaacaCAGCTCCCCACAGTTTCATGtgttatgtgtttgtgtgctttgatCCGGATTGGTGCGCAGGAGTAACAGCTTTAGgcttgtgaggaaaaaaatttaaacaaaacaggaaacatttatttgttcacCTCAGTCCCATCAGTGTTAGGAGAAGGTGGAGACATTTTCCAAGCTAATATTGTTtcgtttttaaaatgttcaagcggtttttcgtttttgtttttctaaaaagtCACAACATCAATCCaatcattaattttttttacctgatttttCTGTTCCGGGTCTTAGTGAGCTGGTTTCTATCtccaacagtcactgtgtgagaggcgggggacaacctggacaggttcccagtccatcacagggacacatagagacaaacaaccattcacactctcactcacacctaggaacaGAGTCACCAATTGCatgcttttggtctgtgggtggaagctggagtacctggagaaaacctactcggggagaacatgtaaacaggCCAGGTGGTGAATCTGTTACCTTCTCGGTGTGaggcagcagcaaaaaaaaaaaaaaaaaaaaaaagcaaaaaatctgaatattaCATTAGTTTTTAGATTAACTTTAAAGCTACTCagtgcaaactataaaatcaagaaaggagtttactccagtacttttccagatatattgatatgcaattctgaaatgtgggtacgcactcaatgtaaacaaagcaatcGGCTGAATCTGCCAGAAAAAAGCACGTGAAAACTTGAGTCatgtgattgacctacattaggctggccttagtctgtgtaggtaaacaagtATGATGGAATCGGACAAGCAGAGAATCTCTGAGAAGatgtttaggttaaaaaaaaaagagtgaatctgctgctaaaaaacaagtaagacaactgtcaagaaGACATATTGTAGAATTGTGGAAAAGAGAACGAAGTCACAATACTAGTTcaagaagaaaagtttaaaatctcaaaagttgttgttttgagaTTAATTAAAACCCAAACCATCAGTGACACAAAGACCTTTGTTAGCCAAATGCCGAGCGACTAAAGTTGAGAAGAAGTTTCAACTCGAAGCATtcggagagcgcaaacctctgccaTGGCCATACGTTCACTGACCTTCATTGACATACGGTTTGGGATTTGGATCACCACcgaaattaaatcatttattttctgtgacaaccccaacttttcctgagaatttcatcaaaatcagttCATTGGTTTTTAAGcaccgaaaacataacctccttggcagaggtggAAATCACTATTGTTGCTTATTCACAGGCAGCTTAAATGGCTGGATTTTATGTAGCTTTAGGGTTGTTAGATTGTTAACAGGTCAGATTCGAACGAATCTTTTATTTGGAGAAAGACATCCTCACATTCACATCACAGTCCAGTCACTGCAGGGACAGTTCATTTGCACCTTCCACCTTTTGTGTAGTGACATTTAAGAATaggtcaaatttaaaaacaaacctaaacaaggttttaacaaatgagtcacctgtgaccttgacctttgacccagggattttaaaatcaataagaaTCACCCTTGACCCGTGGGGTGTCCATCTGTACAGATTCACATTCCTACATTAaatggttgcagagttagagtgTGAGGTCAACAGTGACCTTGGACTTTGACCCAGAGACCTTGAAATTTGTAGAGATCATCCGTGACccgtgaggtgtccagctgtgcagtctAACTCTGCAACTGGGTTAAAcgggaatgtcaaactgcatagctggacacctcatgggtcaaggatgatccatATAGATTTTATGGAGGTCAGGTGgccttgacctctgacccaatgaccttgaaatcaatagggatcaacCTGAACCCATGAGATGTCCAGCTGTGCAAACCAACCATCGCTACGGAAACCGTAACCTCCTTGTAAATTACTTATTCGAAgagacaaactgtaaaaaaacatctcaaattGTTAGCAGTTTAGGCCGCAGGAAGAGTTTTACCAGAGAACAATAATAATCAGCTGGGTTTTTTAAGCTTCCGATGATTAGTGAGGATTTTGAGTGTTTAtgtttgagactttttttgttggGAATGAAGGAAATTGGTATGGATTTGTCCAAGAAACGCTAGACCTTTGATAAAATCCTTTATTCACATTAAATGAGATCTGTTTGTGCCCATTCTGAGTTCATAATaccagctgtaaaataaaataattctgtcaTGGCTTAACAGATTAACAGTGTCCCCCCCCTCTTGAAAACATTCTTTAGTCATCCTTCCATTGTAGCAGACAGATTCtcttcagatttataaaacctgtTAGGATACACTTTATGTTTATAAATCGTTTTGTGAAAGTCTTTGCCCATGCTTTTATTGTTCCATACCCACCTTTAATTACGAACGGCTGCGGGATTGAATTAGTCATTCGCAAATAAGAGCACTGTTTGCACCACAAGCTATTTTACAacgcagtaaaaaaaaaaaaaaaaaatgacacgtAGGTTGGGCACAGTTTGACGAGCTGGTAGACGAAGACTCATGGCAGATATAAAGAATCTAAAGTGTGTTTTATTCGGTGCCATCGGTTGTGAaatcacaaacaggaaaatgtaataaaacaacaGACTTTATCAGTTCCTGGtagaggtaaaaaaataaaatgaaatggcCCTGATAAAAATGCATACGAAGGTCCTCCGACCGCACCGGAGCAGCCATCCTTACACACGGCAGGGACTATTTATAGGATAATATCAAAATCAGATGTAaatgaatttcaaaataaaacattcaaaaaaaccTGGACCTATTTAATGACTTCAAATGCAGTTTGTGAATTATACACTGTAGAAAGTGTGTGTActtgtaaaaggaaaaaaaaaaaaactgcacagttAATAAGAAATGCAGAGTCTGTgaaattagcttttattttatgttaatttcTGTCACtgcttatttttcatttttacttcatCGTATCGAGCTTGAAGCCTACTAAAGCACCGTTTCCTGGGAACGAGGCGCACAAATGCCAGATTATGTGTAGTGAACggcaacttttagttttttataacTCGCTGCCAAAAGTCGAAATTGGGCAGTGACGTTTTTGACTGTCTGTGCGGGGTTGTaggtctgtcagcaaaatatctcataaatcagtgaatgaagtttaatgaaactcccaggaagtcATCATTAGATGCacctctgcaactgattacgctttgaagtcaacccatttaaagatggctgccacagctgatcaaacttagcaaacacaaaaatgtctgtaactcagtcagttttacagatatcgagctaaaattgagtggggtagtagctgagactgatccccaactaaTGCTGTGACTGCTAACTGATCGTGCAAGATCTTggttaaaaacagctgcaacgctcaacagaagaaaagctctctaatctcaaaaactctggtttgaaatgCAAGCATTCCTCcgaggaattctaggcctttagaTTTATATATgtattctttataaataaaacaatctggcaccagagctttaaaaatagcaataaaagaGTCCAGTTCTGACAGTATTGAAGCTGCTAATGTTTTGGTTATtacacttttcttttccagttcAGCCCAACAGAACCGGAGTCGACAGCAGCCAGCGTGGCTGCAGATCTGACCTACGAGTCTTCCTGCCAAAGTCACACCAGCTTCTCATCAAACCCCGCAGAGGGCCGGCCGGGGTCATCCCAGACTCAGACCAGCACCGGGGCCACCAGCTGCACCGTGGACGACACTGACACCGATTCCTCCATCCCCTCCATTTCTGAGCAGAACTATCAGACGGGCTGCGTGAACTCTGCCGCCTACAAGAAGTCAGACACGTACAGCATCGTGGGCTCGCTGAACCCGAGCGGGATGGGGGCGTGCTTGAACGGGAGCGGCGGCAGCGGGCTGTACTCCGCTGGCGTGCAGCTGCTGAACGCAGGCGAGCTCCTGGGGGAGGACGCGACCCCTCGGGGTTCGACCTTCCCCGGGGGCGCGTTCGGCGGCAGTGAGGGCTGGGCGTCCAAGGGAACAGAGGCCCCGAACCCCCAACCGCTGCGGATGGAGGAGCTCCTCAGCATCCGACTGGATCGGGTCACGTCCGACCTGTCGCAGCCGCCCTACGACTCGTTGCAGACTTACGAGTTTGAGGGCCGCGACTCGAGGGCCGAGTCGCTGAGCTCGCTGGAGAGCGACGGGGAAAAGGAAGACGGGAGGCCACCACCGCCGCCGGCCGGTGGGGGGATGGAGGAGTTAAACCAGAAGTTTCAGCGGCTGGTGGAGATCATCCGAGACAGGCAGAAGGAGAAGGAAGCACGCGCCGCAGAGGAGAGTCCCACCGAGCCTCATAAACAAAGAGAtgacaaagaaaaccaagagCACAGATGGGATTTCTAGACGGCAACAAAAGGCAGCTTTGACGGAGGAGAGccgtctttgataatgatggattttaaacacaagagtggtaaaaaaaaaaaaaaaaatacggcTCTGACGGGAATCTCGTTTCTCCTGCTGCCACAAAGATGTGCAGAACAATCAGTGTACAGTTTTCACTTCCACGCCGCACACAGAAACTGTCACTCTTCACACCACAGCTCCTGTAACTCATTAATAATGCACTTTCAGAGTTAACCTTATGAAAAATTcaccctttttgtgtttttgtcttataaAATATTCACTTTGGATCCTGAGAACGACATAAAAAGCAGCTCCATCAAATAATGACTGAAACTGTGAGAAGTAATATTGATGGCTGGAAGTCTGTAGAATCTGAATGGGGGTGTGTCTGGATTTAATAACAAATATATGTGGGTCAGCAGGGTTCATATAACCCCTCTGATTGAGTCtatttacaaaagcaaaagagcCCATCAGGTCACcattacagcaaaacaaattagCTCACCATCTaaggtctgttagcaaaatatcacacgaaccactggagggtttttaataaaactctcagaaagtaatcattgaatacaattctacaactgattaacctgtGGAGTCagccaaattcaagatggccaccacagctaa
The Kryptolebias marmoratus isolate JLee-2015 linkage group LG24, ASM164957v2, whole genome shotgun sequence DNA segment above includes these coding regions:
- the LOC108240208 gene encoding cadherin-24, which translates into the protein MAPRAVLLVLFFCQVERGGILDAAGLSERGEGLQVTSSAQQQVLIQPASGEVLFVRLSQLGGRGQEEAWGDGRAPANVASRQNDRKPDDLDLDYANQQPNTLSRPEFDPEVTLDSQKSSNLTNREGEGVINGRSPLPRSEEVFAGLQAEAHPRRRRSWLWNQFFVIEEYKGPEPVLIGRLHTDMDRGDGRTKYVLEGEGVGSVFVIDSNTGNIHVTKSLDREEKDQYCLVATALDRETGRALEPSSEFIIRVQDINDNPPVFPDEPYVAMVPEMANVGTSVIQVTAVDADDPTYGNSARLVYGILHGQDFFSVDPQTGILRTAVPNMDRETQDEYLVILQAKDMGGHLGGLSGTTTVTVQLSDVNDNPPHFRRSAWSFSVSELAAPGVEVGRLTATDPDLGENAQLEFTILDTEEADTFNVTGRGKEAVIILNKLLDYETRNSYTFSVEVVNPIVDPRYIRKGPFKDQATVRVMILNADEPPRFSQALYNLDVSENCPPICSVGRVHAVDPDTGQSSNIRYSIDPQSDPEALFRISSDTGFISAVMELDREQEQWHNITVIATQRDNPNLVSRAVVAIETLDQNDNAPELDRQYTTSVCDSSAPGQVVQVLRAIDRDQGGQDAPVHFSIPPESSSALNLTIRETGGVTASLVLQSSLEPLPGFSSSLLTLYVPVVLRDGASGLTNTGTVTVTICPCLQGGMQTEDRGRQRDPRWERHVVCLPAPSASPSLIFSLVTLLAMLACVSTMLVVCALSLSLRHQKRDSHSPFEEDDVRENIISYDDEGGGEADTAAFDITALQSMHRVQHMHNNGNIWYTQQNLPRARTYSWSRHPRPSLGPQQRPGSAPLYGRLCYGFQTLPVLRDCPAGPLEMGLQLTQLTQGLAGGHAGEPLLIPNQNPFEPLPHSPESSLGAFRANQTLAKSTIADRNESSEANTADAKGNEEQAKFSPTEPESTAASVAADLTYESSCQSHTSFSSNPAEGRPGSSQTQTSTGATSCTVDDTDTDSSIPSISEQNYQTGCVNSAAYKKSDTYSIVGSLNPSGMGACLNGSGGSGLYSAGVQLLNAGELLGEDATPRGSTFPGGAFGGSEGWASKGTEAPNPQPLRMEELLSIRLDRVTSDLSQPPYDSLQTYEFEGRDSRAESLSSLESDGEKEDGRPPPPPAGGGMEELNQKFQRLVEIIRDRQKEKEARAAEESPTEPHKQRDDKENQEHRWDF